In the genome of Halapricum salinum, one region contains:
- a CDS encoding GNAT family N-acetyltransferase: MSQNDDDPTSAPHFDRPPLTFTDYDDREIAIRAGFTPEALGDMYADFAPDSRAQGLPPMGERRIGEWLDVLEDGVNVVAFHENRADGDPVAVGHACLLDCGDGTSELTIFVHHDYQLAGIGSRLIRGLLGEGQARGVERVWLTVERSNHVAMNLYRSVGFETSSAAGIEHEMELPLG, from the coding sequence ATGAGCCAGAACGACGACGACCCCACGTCAGCGCCTCACTTCGATCGTCCACCACTGACGTTCACTGACTACGACGATCGCGAGATAGCGATTCGAGCGGGTTTCACACCCGAGGCGCTCGGGGATATGTACGCTGATTTCGCACCTGATAGCCGTGCGCAGGGTCTCCCCCCGATGGGTGAGCGGCGGATCGGCGAGTGGCTCGACGTCCTCGAAGACGGTGTGAACGTCGTTGCTTTCCACGAGAACAGGGCCGACGGCGATCCCGTCGCCGTCGGCCACGCCTGTCTGCTCGACTGTGGCGACGGAACGTCCGAACTGACGATCTTCGTCCACCACGACTACCAGCTCGCGGGGATCGGCTCACGGCTCATCCGCGGACTGCTCGGCGAGGGGCAGGCCCGGGGTGTCGAGCGGGTGTGGCTCACCGTGGAGCGCTCGAACCACGTGGCCATGAACCTCTATCGATCCGTCGGGTTCGAGACATCGAGTGCGGCCGGGATCGAACACGAGATGGAACTTCCATTGGGCTAG
- the kdgK1 gene encoding bifunctional 2-dehydro-3-deoxygluconokinase/2-dehydro-3-deoxygalactonokinase → MVEVVTFGEAMLRLSPPADGRLETTPQFDVTVGGSESNVAALASRLGRDAIWLSKLPDDPLGRRVAGQLRRDGVEPVVCWSDEGRVGTYYLESGDPPRGTDVVYDRAGSAVTTVQPGDLDTETVESAEVFHTSGITPALSDATAQTTAQLLSIASQSGTTVSFDLNYRSKLWSHAEARDTLEPLLADVDLLFAPRRDTESILGIDAAAQEMARHLAGTYGIETVVVTMGGDGALALHEGECYEQSVYPASDRRPIGTGDAFVGGFLAALVETDDLDTALSWGAAAAALKRSIPGDIATITPDEVREVIDGATPDISR, encoded by the coding sequence ATGGTCGAGGTAGTCACGTTCGGCGAGGCGATGCTCAGGCTCTCACCACCGGCCGACGGTCGGCTGGAGACGACGCCACAGTTCGACGTCACCGTCGGGGGCTCGGAGAGCAACGTCGCAGCCCTTGCAAGTCGACTGGGTCGGGACGCGATCTGGTTGTCGAAACTTCCCGACGATCCTCTCGGGCGACGCGTCGCGGGTCAACTTCGTCGTGACGGTGTCGAGCCAGTAGTCTGCTGGAGCGACGAGGGTCGCGTCGGGACGTACTACCTCGAATCGGGCGATCCACCGAGGGGGACAGACGTCGTCTACGACCGGGCCGGCTCGGCAGTGACCACCGTCCAGCCCGGCGACCTCGACACCGAGACTGTCGAATCGGCCGAGGTCTTTCACACCTCGGGGATCACGCCTGCCCTGTCGGACGCGACCGCGCAGACGACGGCCCAGCTGTTATCGATCGCTTCTCAGTCGGGAACCACGGTGAGTTTCGACCTGAACTATCGCTCGAAACTCTGGTCGCACGCGGAAGCCCGCGACACGCTCGAACCACTACTCGCGGACGTCGATCTGTTGTTCGCGCCGCGGCGCGACACCGAGTCGATCCTCGGAATCGACGCCGCGGCCCAGGAGATGGCGCGCCACCTCGCCGGGACTTACGGAATCGAGACGGTAGTCGTCACGATGGGCGGTGACGGAGCGCTTGCACTCCACGAGGGAGAGTGCTACGAGCAGTCGGTCTATCCAGCTTCGGATCGGCGGCCGATCGGGACCGGTGACGCCTTCGTCGGTGGGTTTCTTGCGGCCCTCGTCGAGACAGACGACCTCGACACGGCGCTCTCGTGGGGTGCGGCGGCGGCCGCTCTCAAACGATCGATTCCGGGCGACATCGCGACTATCACCCCGGACGAAGTGCGGGAAGTCATCGATGGGGCCACACCTGACATCTCTCGATGA
- a CDS encoding YbhB/YbcL family Raf kinase inhibitor-like protein, translated as MSQLTVSSPAFREWEPIPDEYGYTERNVNPPFRFAGVPNDAETLAMIVDTAGKVWDHWVVWNIPTAQAEIPQEWSAIDAEESVNGTSSRRRHSKERTP; from the coding sequence ATGTCACAGCTTACGGTATCCAGTCCGGCGTTCAGGGAATGGGAACCGATACCCGACGAGTACGGCTACACCGAGCGGAACGTGAACCCACCGTTCCGGTTTGCAGGCGTCCCGAACGACGCCGAGACGCTCGCGATGATCGTCGACACAGCGGGGAAGGTCTGGGACCACTGGGTCGTCTGGAACATCCCCACGGCACAAGCCGAGATTCCCCAGGAGTGGAGCGCTATCGACGCCGAGGAGAGCGTCAACGGCACGTCCTCGCGGAGGCGACACTCGAAGGAACGTACCCCCTGA
- a CDS encoding ABC transporter permease subunit, with amino-acid sequence MFELARYEARRRLRGALYLSVGLSLLAGMYIGTFPSIATDIDLDEFIEQMPEIFKELFNLATMNTIEGFLAAELYSIGWTLLLGLYVAYSAASLIAEDVDRERMDILLSLPISRARLLGEKFLALGVPIVVVNVVVPVVVFAGTAAIGYPIDPVNLAIVHALSIPYLLACGGIGIVLSVLVDRATIAQRGSLVLLFGLFLFESLTVVAGYDWLGSIAPMRYFNPTDVLVESSYDLLGGVVLLVGAIALVAASAVYFRRRDIE; translated from the coding sequence ATGTTTGAACTCGCCCGCTACGAGGCGCGCCGACGGCTTCGAGGGGCACTGTATCTCAGCGTCGGATTATCACTGTTGGCGGGGATGTACATCGGGACGTTCCCGTCGATCGCGACCGACATCGACCTCGACGAGTTCATCGAGCAGATGCCGGAGATCTTCAAGGAACTGTTCAACCTCGCGACGATGAACACGATCGAGGGCTTTCTCGCTGCGGAGCTGTACTCGATCGGCTGGACCCTGCTGCTGGGACTGTACGTCGCCTACAGCGCGGCGTCGCTGATCGCCGAGGACGTCGACCGAGAGCGGATGGACATCCTGCTGTCGCTACCGATCTCGCGCGCCCGACTGCTCGGCGAGAAGTTCCTCGCATTAGGCGTCCCGATCGTCGTCGTAAACGTCGTCGTACCGGTCGTCGTCTTCGCGGGGACTGCGGCTATCGGCTACCCGATCGATCCGGTGAATCTGGCCATCGTCCACGCACTCTCGATCCCGTATCTACTGGCGTGCGGGGGAATCGGGATCGTCCTGTCAGTGTTGGTCGATCGGGCGACGATCGCCCAGCGCGGTTCGCTGGTACTGTTGTTCGGACTCTTTTTGTTCGAGTCGCTGACGGTCGTCGCCGGCTACGACTGGCTGGGATCGATCGCGCCGATGCGATATTTCAACCCCACAGACGTACTCGTCGAGAGCAGCTACGACCTGCTCGGTGGTGTGGTCCTGTTGGTCGGAGCAATCGCACTCGTCGCCGCCAGCGCGGTGTACTTCCGCAGGCGAGACATCGAGTGA
- a CDS encoding chemotaxis protein CheC, with protein sequence MHVDADSLEQLNLRTRDGAERAGRALAEAVDTETQIGATKITIASQGDLVAELITAGEECLEFELRGPLSGTAILAFDEPAQALIGEAMAERGGLESLAAELLDAFVDEWEAHVGGTLSVEAATYIPDPATHDFGFETISDETESAPLFQGRIEAVGGDGRVKLHLLPDATSLETLLSVDESDGDSLDVTDDFDADENAGASQDDGFAGTLDDSEPEGAFGMGDSNGDGGLFDDAEEETPPLPLDKLSVFSDLTRAGTHAAAERVTMMTGIETETEIAGISFTPIDDISADLGGKTYVGTTTEFEGTPSGHLVIMFPEDGAKRIAEAMMPSIPDGEGLTPMHESALEELGNIMTSGFIDGWANVLQTSVDHTPPEFSDDMELTLLEVVTDQLGPFQTHAYTIESRITTDSVAFDCEIHALPNEAQLSAALDDLLVARADQVEADPEDVF encoded by the coding sequence GTGCACGTTGACGCTGATTCGCTCGAACAGTTGAACCTCCGTACCCGGGACGGGGCTGAACGAGCCGGGCGCGCGCTGGCCGAGGCCGTCGATACGGAGACGCAAATTGGCGCGACGAAGATCACCATCGCCAGCCAGGGTGATCTGGTCGCGGAGCTCATAACGGCCGGCGAGGAGTGTCTTGAGTTCGAACTCCGGGGTCCACTGTCGGGGACGGCGATCCTGGCGTTCGACGAGCCAGCGCAAGCGTTGATCGGGGAGGCGATGGCCGAACGCGGCGGGCTCGAAAGCCTGGCCGCGGAGTTGCTCGACGCCTTTGTCGACGAGTGGGAGGCCCACGTCGGCGGGACACTCTCGGTCGAAGCGGCGACCTATATCCCGGATCCCGCTACACACGACTTTGGTTTCGAGACGATTAGCGACGAAACCGAGAGCGCGCCGCTGTTCCAGGGCCGGATCGAGGCCGTCGGCGGTGATGGTCGGGTCAAACTACATCTCCTGCCGGATGCCACGTCACTGGAGACACTGTTGAGCGTCGACGAGAGCGACGGTGACAGTTTGGATGTCACCGACGACTTCGACGCTGACGAGAATGCCGGGGCCAGCCAAGACGATGGCTTCGCTGGAACGCTCGACGATTCCGAGCCGGAGGGAGCATTCGGGATGGGCGACAGCAACGGGGATGGCGGGCTGTTCGACGACGCCGAAGAGGAGACACCACCGCTCCCACTCGACAAGCTCTCGGTGTTCAGCGACCTAACGCGCGCCGGGACGCACGCCGCAGCCGAGCGCGTCACGATGATGACCGGGATCGAGACCGAGACGGAGATCGCCGGGATCAGCTTCACGCCGATCGACGACATCTCGGCGGATCTCGGCGGGAAGACCTACGTCGGGACGACCACAGAGTTCGAGGGAACGCCCAGCGGCCACCTCGTGATCATGTTCCCCGAAGACGGCGCGAAACGGATCGCCGAGGCCATGATGCCTTCGATCCCCGACGGCGAGGGGCTGACGCCGATGCACGAGAGCGCGCTCGAAGAGTTGGGCAACATCATGACCTCGGGGTTCATCGACGGCTGGGCGAACGTCCTCCAGACGAGCGTCGATCACACGCCACCCGAATTTTCCGACGACATGGAACTCACGCTATTAGAGGTCGTCACCGACCAGCTCGGGCCGTTCCAGACCCACGCCTACACGATCGAGTCGCGGATCACAACCGACTCGGTCGCGTTCGACTGTGAGATTCACGCCCTCCCCAACGAAGCCCAGCTGAGCGCGGCGCTGGACGATCTACTCGTCGCGCGAGCCGACCAGGTCGAGGCCGACCCGGAAGACGTCTTCTGA
- a CDS encoding DUF7545 family protein, with product MAETVTLTIEADDGTEDELTVPTSLLAMLREEEDETPPEIVGDIAMFGLAQRVHGAIHHGQGDAPEELVDAEDKIMELFEERFGATFGELTGHSH from the coding sequence ATGGCAGAGACAGTGACGCTCACGATCGAAGCCGACGACGGCACAGAAGACGAGCTGACAGTCCCGACCTCGCTGCTCGCGATGCTTCGGGAAGAGGAGGACGAGACGCCGCCGGAGATCGTCGGCGACATCGCCATGTTCGGGCTGGCCCAGCGTGTTCACGGCGCGATCCACCACGGCCAGGGCGACGCGCCGGAAGAACTCGTCGACGCCGAAGACAAGATCATGGAGCTGTTCGAGGAGCGCTTCGGCGCGACGTTCGGTGAACTCACCGGCCACAGCCACTGA
- a CDS encoding ABC transporter ATP-binding protein, protein MGVIEVSDLSKHYGDVRAVDGVSFTVDAGEVFGFLGPNGAGKTTTIRTLLGFLEPTDGSGTVLGSDCTDEPAMIEAKRSIGYLPANPAFEESATGREILDLHGSIKGESRRAELLELFDPPLDRRVREYSSGNKQKLGIIQSFMHDPELVVMDEPTSGLDPLMQQRFNEFVREERDRGTTVFFSSHVLSEVRRVCDRVAILRNGKLVTTEKIESLLDRSGKFVHARIRGRVGADAFDGSAVHDLERVVVDDEDGDRDAIDGADGGELATVTEVRFTYTGDVNDLLTSLANHDLLDLDIEEAPLEEVFMRFYGAEDGSTAEERGDADV, encoded by the coding sequence ATGGGCGTCATCGAAGTCTCGGACCTCTCGAAACACTACGGCGACGTGCGCGCAGTGGATGGGGTCAGTTTCACCGTCGACGCGGGCGAGGTATTCGGCTTTCTGGGCCCCAACGGTGCGGGCAAGACGACGACTATCCGAACACTGCTCGGTTTTCTGGAACCGACGGACGGATCTGGGACGGTTCTGGGCTCGGATTGTACGGACGAGCCGGCGATGATCGAGGCCAAACGGTCGATCGGATACTTGCCAGCCAATCCCGCGTTCGAGGAGAGCGCGACCGGCCGGGAGATTCTGGACCTCCATGGATCGATCAAAGGCGAGTCTCGGCGTGCGGAGTTACTCGAACTGTTCGATCCACCGCTGGATCGCCGTGTTCGGGAGTACTCTTCGGGAAACAAACAGAAGCTCGGGATCATCCAGTCGTTCATGCACGACCCCGAACTGGTCGTGATGGACGAACCCACGAGTGGACTCGATCCGCTGATGCAACAGCGGTTCAACGAGTTCGTCCGCGAAGAGCGTGATCGAGGGACGACGGTCTTTTTTTCCTCGCACGTCCTCAGCGAGGTCCGCCGGGTCTGTGACAGGGTCGCGATACTCCGGAACGGGAAACTCGTCACGACGGAGAAAATCGAATCACTGCTCGATCGCAGCGGGAAGTTCGTCCACGCCCGGATCCGGGGCCGGGTCGGTGCCGACGCCTTCGATGGCAGCGCAGTCCACGACCTCGAACGAGTGGTCGTCGACGATGAGGATGGTGACAGAGATGCGATCGACGGGGCGGACGGCGGTGAGTTGGCGACCGTGACCGAAGTCCGATTCACCTACACCGGCGACGTCAACGACCTCCTGACGTCACTGGCGAATCACGACCTGCTGGATCTCGACATCGAGGAAGCGCCGCTCGAAGAGGTCTTCATGCGTTTTTACGGGGCAGAGGATGGATCGACTGCGGAAGAGAGAGGTGACGCCGATGTTTGA
- a CDS encoding multicopper oxidase domain-containing protein produces MTDRIGAPGTGLSRREFIAATGTTGALAAAGCAAPASSVDDTGRTENLSAAQQSDLPTTSPPEVVQVDEQGNQVTLGTQPAVHQAHPLETMGGPVELPRVWAFQADDGPLSVPAPILRTTEGEDMEVTLDNTNGQRPHTVHFHGVTKQWKDDGVPTTTGITVEPGEKHTYEIPANVPGTHLYHCHFQTHRHIDMGMYGIFRVDPKDYEPADKEYFMTVKEWDSRLNKMMAGQDASYSPRDRQPDVFTVNGKVAPRTLHPEDGSPLIVEQGDTVRVHFVNGGYMSHPLHIHNHRFERVEKDGGVIPEAARHEMDVTNVAPAERHTIEFEADADPGIYLMHCHKVNHVMNGNFYPGGMLTGVVYKEVMDTDIFANLMEYAGYEV; encoded by the coding sequence ATGACCGATCGCATCGGCGCGCCCGGAACGGGACTGTCTCGACGAGAATTTATCGCAGCGACTGGGACCACCGGAGCACTCGCTGCCGCAGGCTGTGCAGCACCGGCCAGCAGCGTCGACGACACCGGTAGGACCGAGAATCTCAGCGCTGCCCAGCAAAGCGATCTCCCGACGACGAGTCCGCCCGAAGTCGTGCAGGTCGACGAGCAAGGCAACCAGGTGACGCTCGGGACGCAGCCGGCCGTCCACCAGGCCCATCCGCTAGAGACGATGGGCGGGCCGGTCGAACTCCCACGAGTGTGGGCCTTCCAGGCCGACGACGGCCCCCTCAGCGTCCCGGCACCGATCCTGCGGACGACCGAGGGCGAAGACATGGAAGTGACGCTGGACAACACCAACGGCCAGCGGCCACACACCGTTCACTTCCACGGCGTCACCAAGCAGTGGAAAGACGACGGCGTCCCGACGACGACGGGAATCACCGTCGAACCTGGCGAGAAACACACCTACGAAATCCCGGCGAACGTCCCCGGAACCCACCTCTATCACTGCCACTTCCAAACCCATCGTCACATCGACATGGGTATGTACGGCATCTTCCGAGTCGATCCCAAGGACTACGAGCCGGCCGACAAGGAGTACTTCATGACGGTCAAGGAGTGGGACTCCCGGCTCAACAAGATGATGGCCGGCCAGGACGCCAGCTACTCGCCGCGCGACCGCCAGCCCGACGTCTTCACCGTCAACGGAAAGGTCGCACCACGGACGCTCCACCCCGAGGATGGATCACCGTTGATCGTCGAACAGGGCGATACCGTCCGGGTGCACTTCGTCAACGGCGGGTACATGAGTCACCCGCTGCACATTCACAACCACCGCTTCGAGCGTGTCGAGAAAGACGGCGGCGTGATTCCGGAGGCGGCACGCCACGAGATGGACGTGACCAACGTCGCGCCCGCCGAACGCCACACCATCGAGTTCGAGGCCGACGCCGACCCCGGGATCTACCTCATGCACTGCCACAAGGTCAACCACGTCATGAACGGCAATTTCTACCCTGGCGGGATGCTGACCGGCGTCGTCTACAAGGAAGTCATGGACACCGACATCTTCGCGAACCTGATGGAATACGCGGGATACGAGGTGTGA
- a CDS encoding halocyanin domain-containing protein — protein MGQNRGVSRRTVLSGVAGAAGAAALAGVPTAAAKPSFDGYLDNAGNYDDLVDKTGQNEVTIEVGVSANNGPNGFGPAAVRVDPGTTVVWEWTGDGTHNVVAEDGSFESEYASEAGHTFEQTVESEGVVKYYCNPHKVMGMKGVVVVGEPGVGGGGGDESDRQTSGPDYGDWFAKTGNFERTVDQTGQDEVTIEVGAGGNKGPYAFGPAAVRVDPGTTIVWEWTGAGGTHNVVAEDGSFESELTGEAGHTFEFTAESGTYKYACTPHTEMGMRGAVVVGGGDGQTRRGSGRLLAIGGGVGLTGAIFGLFGAGVREKTGRRD, from the coding sequence ATGGGTCAGAACAGAGGGGTGAGTCGGCGAACGGTTCTCAGCGGCGTCGCAGGTGCCGCTGGTGCGGCGGCACTGGCCGGCGTTCCCACGGCCGCGGCCAAACCGAGCTTCGACGGTTATCTGGACAACGCCGGCAACTACGACGATCTCGTCGACAAGACTGGCCAGAACGAGGTGACAATCGAGGTCGGCGTCTCGGCTAACAACGGCCCGAACGGCTTCGGTCCCGCGGCGGTCCGGGTCGATCCCGGAACCACTGTCGTCTGGGAGTGGACCGGCGACGGCACACACAACGTCGTCGCCGAAGACGGCTCCTTCGAGAGCGAGTACGCCAGCGAAGCCGGACACACTTTCGAGCAGACCGTCGAGTCTGAAGGGGTCGTCAAGTACTACTGCAACCCACACAAGGTGATGGGGATGAAAGGCGTCGTCGTGGTCGGCGAACCCGGCGTCGGCGGCGGCGGTGGCGACGAATCCGACCGGCAGACGAGTGGTCCCGATTACGGCGACTGGTTCGCGAAGACGGGCAACTTCGAGCGGACCGTCGACCAGACTGGTCAGGACGAGGTGACAATCGAGGTCGGCGCTGGCGGGAACAAGGGCCCCTACGCGTTCGGCCCGGCAGCGGTCCGGGTCGACCCCGGGACGACGATCGTCTGGGAGTGGACTGGCGCAGGTGGGACTCACAACGTCGTCGCTGAAGACGGCTCCTTCGAGAGCGAACTCACCGGCGAAGCTGGTCACACCTTCGAGTTCACCGCAGAGTCGGGGACGTACAAGTACGCCTGCACTCCGCACACGGAGATGGGGATGCGCGGTGCGGTCGTCGTCGGCGGCGGAGACGGGCAGACGCGTCGGGGCTCCGGCCGACTGCTCGCGATCGGCGGCGGGGTCGGTCTCACTGGTGCGATCTTCGGCCTCTTCGGCGCTGGCGTCCGTGAGAAGACTGGCCGGCGCGACTGA
- a CDS encoding PDC sensor domain-containing protein — protein MSTDESSDTGDESRGGGPMGVVRKITPGFIRRSFAIKFGIALLILGLAVGAVGFVGSELVKDEFRDEVNEQYGSIALQDANNVNSWIRENSREATQLSRMPIMTSANVSRIDGYLFDERNEGNTWGGTGPVVHYADVTNGEIVRSSRDAYDNTSFSELNDSLAVSLDGVEIGQGVVRSEAYVDQRGTVRIAFISPIRDDDENQHAIVYTISPTDFATQSLSQTGQDGVTMVVDGQNRILMEHSGTTQLLLQNYSDSVWGQPITDARGAGNGESVVQLAPNKGSGVLSGEANNRVGEYNLRGENYLVASSKVPTISSAGIGQSVDWVVLVHQNQNTAYGQVESVANQQLIATFVGILFIGVFGIVLGRNTAKAIDRLKGKAEEMEEGNLDVDLYSPRDDQIGRLYQGFANMRDALKQQIEEAEQARKEAEVSRAEAMEMSNYLQEKADEYAEIMQQCASGDLTQRMDPDGENEAMDRIANEFNEMIDELEKTTGQLKSFADEVETAGEVVQTSSESVRDASEQVADSIQKISDDAYDQKERLQEISGTMDEIADDLEQFAAENDVDFGESLDRIEEIATMLSDLTELSEETMAEAENVAGAAEEQAAELNEVTQRAEDLSRYARPLREVLDRFETESEHEFYFPTGPGSGDATMPDTDDE, from the coding sequence ATGAGTACTGACGAATCGAGTGACACAGGAGACGAATCGAGAGGCGGCGGGCCGATGGGCGTCGTTCGAAAGATCACGCCCGGCTTCATCCGGCGCAGTTTCGCGATCAAGTTCGGGATTGCGCTGTTGATATTGGGCCTGGCAGTCGGTGCCGTCGGCTTCGTCGGGTCGGAACTGGTCAAAGACGAGTTCCGGGACGAAGTCAACGAACAGTACGGGAGCATCGCGTTACAGGACGCGAACAACGTCAATAGCTGGATCCGGGAGAACAGCCGCGAGGCGACGCAGTTGAGCCGGATGCCGATCATGACCAGTGCGAACGTATCGAGGATAGACGGCTATCTCTTCGACGAACGGAACGAAGGGAATACGTGGGGCGGGACCGGTCCCGTCGTCCACTACGCGGACGTGACGAACGGAGAGATCGTCCGGAGTAGCCGGGACGCCTACGACAACACGTCGTTCAGTGAATTGAACGACTCACTGGCAGTTTCGTTGGATGGCGTCGAGATCGGTCAGGGAGTCGTCCGGTCGGAAGCGTACGTCGACCAGCGAGGAACGGTTCGGATCGCGTTCATCAGCCCGATTCGAGACGATGACGAAAATCAGCACGCGATCGTGTACACGATCTCGCCGACGGACTTCGCCACCCAGAGCCTCAGCCAGACGGGGCAGGACGGCGTCACGATGGTCGTCGACGGCCAGAACCGAATCCTCATGGAACACAGTGGGACGACCCAGCTGTTGCTCCAGAACTACTCCGACAGCGTCTGGGGTCAGCCGATCACCGACGCGCGTGGGGCCGGCAACGGCGAATCGGTCGTCCAGCTGGCACCCAACAAAGGGAGTGGCGTACTGAGTGGCGAAGCGAACAACCGGGTCGGCGAGTACAACCTGCGTGGCGAGAACTACCTCGTCGCGTCCTCGAAGGTGCCGACGATCTCCTCCGCCGGAATCGGGCAGTCTGTCGACTGGGTCGTGCTGGTTCACCAGAATCAGAACACTGCCTACGGTCAGGTCGAGTCGGTCGCCAACCAGCAGTTGATCGCGACGTTCGTCGGGATTCTGTTCATCGGCGTGTTCGGGATCGTCCTCGGACGCAACACGGCCAAAGCGATCGACCGCCTGAAAGGCAAAGCCGAGGAGATGGAGGAAGGCAACCTCGACGTCGATCTGTACTCGCCGCGTGACGACCAGATCGGCCGGCTGTATCAGGGCTTCGCCAACATGCGCGACGCACTGAAACAGCAGATCGAAGAGGCCGAGCAGGCCCGCAAGGAAGCCGAAGTCTCCCGCGCGGAGGCGATGGAGATGTCCAACTATCTCCAGGAGAAGGCCGACGAGTACGCCGAAATCATGCAGCAGTGTGCCTCCGGAGATCTGACCCAGCGGATGGATCCCGACGGAGAGAACGAGGCGATGGATCGTATCGCCAACGAGTTCAACGAGATGATCGACGAACTCGAAAAGACCACCGGCCAGCTCAAGAGCTTCGCCGACGAGGTCGAAACGGCCGGCGAGGTCGTCCAGACCTCCTCAGAGAGCGTCCGGGACGCCTCCGAGCAGGTCGCCGACTCCATCCAGAAGATCTCCGACGACGCCTACGACCAGAAAGAGCGTCTCCAGGAGATCTCCGGGACGATGGACGAGATCGCCGACGACCTCGAACAGTTCGCCGCCGAGAACGACGTCGACTTCGGCGAATCCCTCGACCGGATCGAGGAGATTGCGACCATGCTGAGCGACCTGACCGAGCTCAGCGAGGAGACCATGGCCGAAGCCGAGAACGTCGCCGGCGCCGCCGAAGAACAGGCCGCCGAACTCAACGAGGTCACCCAGCGCGCCGAAGACCTCTCGCGGTACGCCCGCCCGCTGCGAGAAGTTCTCGACCGCTTCGAGACCGAGTCCGAACACGAGTTCTACTTCCCGACCGGCCCCGGCTCCGGCGACGCCACCATGCCGGACACCGACGACGAGTAG